From Paraburkholderia sabiae, a single genomic window includes:
- the tuf gene encoding elongation factor Tu translates to MAKGKFERTKPHVNVGTIGHVDHGKTTLTAAITTVLTAKFGGEAKAYDQIDAAPEEKARGITINTAHVEYETANRHYAHVDCPGHADYVKNMITGAAQMDGAILVCSAADGPMPQTREHILLARQVGVPYIIVFLNKCDMVDDAELLELVEMEVRELLSKYDFPGDDTPIIKGSAKLALEGDKGELGEVAIMNLADALDTYIPTPERAVDGAFLMPVEDVFSISGRGTVVTGRVERGIVKVGEEIEIVGIKPTVKTTCTGVEMFRKLLDQGQAGDNVGILLRGTKREDVERGQVLAKPGSITPHTHFTAEVYVLSKDEGGRHTPFFNNYRPQFYFRTTDVTGSIELPKDKEMVMPGDNVSITVKLIAPIAMEEGLRFAIREGGRTVGAGVVAKIIE, encoded by the coding sequence TGAACGTCGGCACGATCGGTCACGTTGACCACGGCAAGACCACGCTGACGGCAGCGATCACGACGGTGCTGACCGCGAAGTTCGGCGGCGAGGCAAAGGCTTACGACCAGATCGACGCGGCGCCGGAAGAAAAGGCACGTGGTATCACGATCAACACGGCACACGTCGAGTACGAAACGGCTAACCGCCACTACGCACACGTCGACTGCCCGGGCCACGCTGACTATGTGAAGAACATGATCACGGGCGCAGCGCAGATGGACGGCGCAATCCTGGTGTGCTCGGCCGCTGACGGCCCGATGCCGCAAACGCGTGAGCACATCCTGCTGGCACGTCAGGTCGGCGTTCCGTACATCATCGTGTTCCTGAACAAGTGCGACATGGTCGACGACGCCGAGCTGCTCGAGCTGGTCGAAATGGAAGTGCGCGAACTCCTGTCGAAGTACGACTTCCCGGGCGACGACACGCCGATCATCAAGGGTTCGGCGAAGCTGGCGCTCGAAGGCGACAAGGGCGAGCTGGGCGAAGTGGCGATCATGAATCTGGCCGACGCGCTGGACACGTACATCCCGACGCCGGAGCGCGCAGTTGACGGCGCTTTCCTGATGCCGGTGGAAGACGTGTTCTCGATCTCGGGTCGTGGCACGGTGGTGACGGGCCGCGTTGAGCGCGGCATCGTCAAGGTCGGCGAGGAAATCGAAATCGTCGGTATCAAGCCGACGGTGAAGACGACCTGCACGGGCGTGGAAATGTTCCGCAAGCTGCTCGACCAGGGTCAGGCAGGCGACAACGTCGGTATCCTGCTGCGCGGCACGAAGCGTGAAGACGTGGAGCGTGGCCAGGTTCTGGCGAAGCCGGGTTCGATCACGCCGCACACGCACTTCACGGCTGAAGTGTACGTGCTGAGCAAGGACGAAGGCGGCCGTCACACGCCGTTCTTCAACAACTACCGTCCGCAGTTCTACTTCCGTACGACGGACGTGACGGGCTCGATCGAGCTGCCGAAGGACAAGGAAATGGTGATGCCGGGCGACAACGTGTCGATCACGGTGAAGCTGATCGCTCCGATCGCCATGGAAGAAGGTCTGCGCTTCGCAATCCGCGAAGGTGGCCGTACCGTCGGCGCAGGTGTCGTTGCCAAGATCATCGAGTAA